Genomic DNA from Candidatus Sphingomonas phytovorans:
GAGACGGAGCGCGGCGTAATCGCCCAGGCTCGTTCGGCCTATGCGGTATGGAAATCGTCGCTTGAGGTGATCGCCTCGTCGGAAGTCGCGGTGAACGCGAACAAGCTCTCGCTGGAAGGTGTCCGTGCCGAGAACAGCGTCGGCAACCGCACGATCCTGGATATCCTGAACGCTGAGCAGGAACTGCTCAACTCGCAGGTGACGCTCGTAACGTCGCGGCGCGACGCCTATGTCGCCGGCTTTGCGTTGCTCGCGGCGATGGGCGATGCCGAGGCGAAGGATCTCGGGCTCGACGGCGGGCCGCTTTACGATCCGATCGCGCATTATAAGAGCGTTCGCGGCAAGATCTGGGATTATGGTTCGCAGCCTGATCCGGCCCTGGTCGGCACCAGCACCGTGCAGACGCCGGCCCAGGGCTCGGTCGTCACCCGGCCGCTCGATCCGATCCTCGACGCCCCTGTAGAACCCGCAGTTGACACGACGGGCCCGAATCCCGCAGGTGTCAAGAAGTAAGCACCGCTGACGAGCGGTCTCAGGGCACGGGGTTCGTTCGATGGGGGATATCAGCGCGGAGCCTTCGATGGAGGACATCCTCTCGTCGATCAAACGGATCATTGCCGAAGAAGGCGAGAGCGCGACCGCGAGCCGCGCCCGTCGCGTCGCGCGCACCACCGTCGCGCCGCGCATCGATCCCGCGTCGTTCGGGCATGACGAGATTCTGGAACTCAGCGATCCGGTGCGATCCATCGACGAGGAAGTTCCCATGATCGATGAGGAGGAACCGGTGGCCCGCTCGCCCGTTGTACCAGCTTCGATGGCGCCTCCTCCGAAGACACCCGCAATCCCAGTGACCCAGGCTGATCCGATCCTGTCGTCCCGTGCGGCCGAGGCGAGTCGTGGCTCGCTCGACGCGCTGTCGCGCATGGTCGTGAAGCCCGAGGTTCAGGGCAGCGACACGCTCGAGGCAATGGTGCGCGAGATGCTCCGCCCGATGCTGCGCGACTGGCTCGACGCCAATCTGCCCGCGATGGTGGAGACGATGGTGTCGCGCGAGATCGCCCGGATCACCGGCTCGCGCTGATCGCGCAGGCCTGAATAGGGTCGTGTCACGTACCGACCGTAAATCTGGATCGGGGCGGTTAAGATCGCGCGTCACCCGATTGCGGGCCGCGCGCCCTTCTGCTCTATCGGCAGGCATGAAAATGCTTCTCTCCGCGAGTGTCCTCGCGCTCACCGCCGCCGCCGCGCCCGCCTATGCGCGTCAACTCACCATCGATGACGTCTCGATGCTATCGCGTGTCGGGTCGCCCACCGTTTCGAAGGATGGCCGCTGGCTCGTCTGGCAGCAGCGCGAGACTGACCTTTCCGCCGATCGCGGCCGGTTCGATCTATGGCGGCTCGACCTCGCGAAGAAGGGCGCCGCGCCTGAAAAGTTCGTCGCAGAGCCTGACGTCAACGAAACCAGCCCCCAGTTCTCGCCTGATGGCAAGTCGGTCTACTTCCAGTCGGACAAGGGCGGCGATGACGCCGTCTGGGTGGTCGCCGTGACTGGCGGCGCGCCGAAACAGGTGACCAGCTTCAAGGGAGGCCTCAGCGGCTTCAAGGTCGCCCCGACCGGCGACAAGCTCCTCGTCTGGGCCGATCGTCGTCCTGGCGCGCCGAGCCTTGAGCCGGCCATGGTCAAGAAGGATGCGAATGCCGGTGCC
This window encodes:
- a CDS encoding DUF2497 domain-containing protein; the protein is MGDISAEPSMEDILSSIKRIIAEEGESATASRARRVARTTVAPRIDPASFGHDEILELSDPVRSIDEEVPMIDEEEPVARSPVVPASMAPPPKTPAIPVTQADPILSSRAAEASRGSLDALSRMVVKPEVQGSDTLEAMVREMLRPMLRDWLDANLPAMVETMVSREIARITGSR